A single region of the Actinoplanes sp. SE50/110 genome encodes:
- a CDS encoding chromosome condensation regulator RCC1 has protein sequence MTALVLLLAVPAFTCRRVRAVFSATTANSSSFTAAANFDAGQIWANGRALGSLVPAQVGTATWAQLTDGTFHNCGIQTDGTLWCWGSNTRGQLGQGDTTYRYDPTKVGSATWTQISAGYEHTCGIQTGGTLWCWGSSLWGQLGQGNQTNLSTPAQVGSATWSQVSTGGYHTCGIQTDASLWCWGYNERGQTGNPATLTDRDVSPFNVTSVAGPWRAVTTGSGHTCAVKTDNTLYCFGDGGDGRLGNNSTANSVALQQVPGTTWLTPYAGRNHTCATKTDNTLSCWGRGTSGQLGDGTWNTSLTPVTVAGAATWKSAGGRTVSTCGLKSDDTIWCWGDNFAGQLGAGDQNARNSPTSSGALTWASLASGFGSQGTCAIRKTLNTLWCWGFTHHQSSTPVAYPGTTYTAVAAGNDFACSVRTDGTLWCWGPNDVGQAGWNLPYGYPKQVTAATTWRTVTAGDRHACGTQTDNTLWCWGYASSGQTGQNNTATQTVPVQVSQAPATSWSAILSAGDNHTCAIKTDNTLWCWGNNSAGQLGMAAGDTTNRLVPVKIGSATWSAVAAGAQQTCGIQTDGSLWCWGSGANGRLGQGDTTGYQAPKQVGTLTTWSRVTAGGGHVCAIQTDGTLWCWGLNSSGQLGVAVGDTTDRPSVTRVGTATSWKSISAGQGHTCGTQTLRTVWCWGQNGYGQLGLGDTINRTVPTQLAGIKRRPITSGSAANTTYAIE, from the coding sequence ATGACGGCGCTGGTTCTGCTCCTGGCGGTACCAGCGTTCACCTGTCGCCGCGTCCGGGCAGTCTTCTCGGCCACCACAGCCAACTCCTCCTCCTTCACGGCAGCGGCAAACTTCGACGCCGGCCAGATCTGGGCCAACGGCCGGGCACTCGGCAGCCTGGTTCCGGCGCAAGTGGGCACGGCCACCTGGGCTCAACTGACCGACGGCACCTTCCACAACTGCGGCATTCAGACCGACGGGACCCTGTGGTGCTGGGGATCGAACACCAGAGGGCAACTCGGGCAGGGCGACACCACCTACCGGTACGACCCCACCAAGGTCGGTTCAGCCACGTGGACCCAGATCTCGGCCGGCTATGAGCACACCTGCGGCATCCAGACCGGTGGCACCCTGTGGTGCTGGGGTTCCAGCTTGTGGGGTCAGCTCGGCCAAGGCAATCAGACGAACCTCAGCACACCGGCCCAGGTGGGTTCCGCGACCTGGAGCCAGGTCTCCACCGGCGGTTATCACACCTGCGGGATTCAGACCGATGCCTCGCTGTGGTGCTGGGGGTACAACGAGCGGGGCCAGACCGGCAATCCCGCGACCCTGACCGACCGGGACGTGAGTCCGTTCAACGTGACGTCCGTGGCCGGGCCGTGGCGAGCGGTGACCACCGGCTCTGGCCACACCTGCGCCGTGAAGACCGACAACACCCTGTACTGCTTCGGCGACGGCGGCGACGGCCGGCTCGGAAACAACAGCACGGCCAACAGCGTCGCCCTCCAGCAGGTGCCCGGCACGACGTGGCTCACGCCGTACGCCGGGCGTAACCACACCTGTGCCACCAAGACCGACAACACTCTGTCGTGCTGGGGACGCGGCACCTCCGGTCAGCTCGGCGACGGCACGTGGAACACCTCCCTCACCCCGGTCACGGTGGCCGGGGCGGCGACCTGGAAGTCGGCCGGCGGCCGCACCGTCTCCACCTGCGGCCTCAAATCCGACGACACCATCTGGTGCTGGGGCGACAACTTCGCCGGTCAGCTCGGCGCCGGGGACCAGAACGCGCGCAACAGTCCCACCTCGTCAGGTGCCCTCACCTGGGCTTCGCTGGCCTCCGGGTTCGGATCCCAGGGGACGTGCGCGATCCGCAAGACTCTGAACACCCTCTGGTGCTGGGGCTTCACCCATCACCAGTCGAGTACGCCGGTGGCATACCCGGGGACGACCTACACCGCCGTGGCGGCCGGCAACGACTTCGCCTGTTCGGTGCGTACGGACGGGACGTTGTGGTGCTGGGGGCCCAACGACGTCGGCCAGGCGGGATGGAACCTGCCGTACGGATATCCCAAGCAGGTGACCGCCGCGACGACCTGGCGGACAGTGACCGCGGGTGACCGCCATGCCTGCGGCACCCAGACCGACAACACGCTGTGGTGCTGGGGATATGCGTCCTCCGGCCAGACCGGCCAGAACAACACCGCCACGCAGACCGTACCGGTACAGGTCAGCCAGGCACCCGCCACCTCGTGGAGCGCCATCTTGTCGGCCGGCGACAACCACACCTGCGCCATCAAGACCGACAACACCCTGTGGTGCTGGGGGAACAACTCCGCCGGCCAGCTCGGCATGGCGGCGGGAGACACCACGAACCGGCTGGTTCCCGTCAAGATCGGCTCTGCCACCTGGAGCGCGGTCGCCGCGGGCGCCCAGCAAACCTGCGGGATCCAGACCGACGGGTCGCTGTGGTGCTGGGGCAGCGGCGCCAACGGCCGCCTCGGTCAGGGTGACACCACCGGCTATCAAGCGCCGAAACAGGTTGGGACACTCACAACGTGGAGCAGGGTCACGGCCGGCGGCGGCCATGTCTGCGCGATCCAGACCGATGGCACACTGTGGTGCTGGGGCCTGAACAGCTCCGGTCAGCTCGGCGTGGCCGTCGGGGACACCACCGACCGGCCCTCAGTGACCCGGGTCGGGACCGCCACGTCCTGGAAGTCGATCAGTGCCGGGCAGGGACACACGTGCGGCACCCAGACGCTACGCACGGTCTGGTGCTGGGGCCAGAACGGGTACGGCCAGCTGGGACTGGGCGACACCATCAACCGGACCGTGCCCACCCAACTGGCGGGGATCAAACGCCGGCCGATCACGTCAGGCTCGGCGGCGAACACCACCTACGCGATCGAATGA
- a CDS encoding glycosyl hydrolase — MTFAAAAAVLGTVMLRLPGTASAFSVTSKATVISYLQSITGKNIISGQHNKEPASSPTQYTQQARAASGQFPGLWGGDMMFNPADVANRQTVINEAKTQWAAGSIVALTWHACSPTVAATCAFDGGVKTSITNAQFTEIVTPGTTLYNTWRSRMAAVVPFLKQLKDAGIPVLWRPFHEMNETWNWWGGRPGANGGAKIYQQMHEYFDSQGLDNLIYVWNVQDNPTANWAQYYPGSNYADVVSLDAWYKNYPSAADYAQIQSIAGTKPIAIAEMGKVPTAAFLTSQPKWAYFMIWSEQLLGSNTTAEIQSAYANARVLNRGQITIGSGGGTAAPATTAPNTAPAAAGATGKIRGVPSKKCVDVTAAGTANGTAVQLYTCDTGGSAQAWTRAADGTVRALGKCLDITGGVNADGTRLQIWDCTANNPNQQWRYNATAQTLVNPATGKCADAVAEAIANGTRLQIWTCNGKANQRWAMS; from the coding sequence GTGACGTTCGCTGCTGCGGCGGCGGTGCTGGGCACCGTGATGCTCCGTCTACCAGGAACAGCGAGCGCGTTCTCCGTGACGTCGAAGGCCACGGTGATCAGCTACCTGCAGTCGATCACCGGGAAGAACATCATCTCCGGGCAGCACAACAAGGAACCAGCCAGCAGCCCGACCCAGTACACCCAGCAGGCTCGCGCCGCGTCCGGGCAGTTCCCTGGCCTGTGGGGCGGCGACATGATGTTCAATCCCGCGGACGTCGCCAACCGGCAGACCGTGATCAATGAGGCGAAGACCCAGTGGGCGGCCGGTTCGATCGTCGCTTTGACCTGGCACGCCTGCTCCCCGACCGTCGCCGCCACCTGCGCCTTCGACGGCGGGGTGAAGACCAGCATCACCAATGCGCAGTTCACCGAGATCGTCACCCCCGGCACCACCCTGTACAACACGTGGCGCAGCCGGATGGCTGCCGTCGTCCCGTTCCTCAAGCAGCTCAAGGACGCCGGCATCCCGGTGCTGTGGCGACCGTTCCACGAGATGAACGAGACCTGGAACTGGTGGGGCGGACGGCCGGGCGCGAACGGCGGCGCCAAGATCTACCAGCAGATGCACGAGTACTTCGACAGCCAGGGCCTGGACAACCTGATCTACGTGTGGAACGTGCAGGACAATCCGACGGCCAACTGGGCTCAGTACTATCCCGGCAGCAACTATGCCGATGTGGTGTCCCTCGACGCCTGGTACAAGAATTATCCATCGGCGGCCGACTACGCGCAGATCCAGTCGATCGCGGGTACGAAGCCGATCGCGATCGCCGAGATGGGCAAGGTGCCCACCGCGGCCTTCCTGACCAGCCAGCCCAAGTGGGCCTACTTCATGATCTGGTCCGAGCAGCTACTGGGCAGTAATACCACCGCCGAGATCCAGAGCGCCTACGCGAACGCCCGCGTCCTCAACCGCGGCCAGATCACCATCGGATCCGGTGGCGGCACCGCCGCCCCGGCCACCACCGCCCCGAACACCGCGCCTGCGGCCGCGGGCGCCACCGGCAAGATCCGCGGCGTGCCCAGCAAAAAGTGCGTCGATGTCACTGCGGCCGGCACCGCGAACGGCACCGCCGTGCAGCTCTACACCTGCGACACCGGCGGAAGCGCCCAGGCGTGGACCCGGGCCGCCGACGGCACCGTGCGGGCTCTCGGCAAATGCCTCGATATCACCGGCGGTGTCAACGCCGACGGGACCCGGCTGCAGATCTGGGACTGCACCGCAAACAATCCCAACCAGCAATGGCGGTACAACGCCACCGCGCAGACCTTGGTGAACCCGGCGACCGGAAAGTGTGCCGACGCCGTCGCGGAAGCCATCGCCAACGGGACCCGGCTGCAGATCTGGACCTGCAACGGCAAGGCCAACCAACGCTGGGCCATGAGCTAG
- a CDS encoding GGDEF domain-containing protein, which produces MRLGLAAMVAAFWIFLPGQRRTDGKDLFAVALLCAWATVLTVAAPRVGRRMAIVAVNIALLVDGLGLATALHAYGGVSGPISVLMVLHVCGVSLLTSFRSGGKVAVWHALLVLCVLQAEQVGLLTVKQPAPLPMAGYVTFVALLGAAALATSLYAALNERELRRRRYDAEVLRSLAVHLEASNDLGEIAAALTRLAVEDLLAVRALVVIEPASDEEGRGLRFVEKGWPPLPAALDTGKTAHAHGSLLADTEAGPVLVRNLDKQRDSYVVSRLPGAERLAVLPIPLGPAGRGHLVLDMGRSKRVEHRMMSTLIQATAHVGLALTRAGLVERLRLAAETDGLTGVANRKFFDAALAQHIDHAMRTGEPLAVTLVDLDFFKKVNDTYGHQTGDEVLKAAAAALRSTAREGDVVARYGGEEFAVILPGVPVDDVWQTAERFRNAVRTCPAPVPVTCSMGIASLPPGGVPPTVLLEAADQALYRAKEAGRNRVEIGHFTDESLGTAVGRGH; this is translated from the coding sequence TTGCGGCTGGGTCTCGCCGCCATGGTGGCCGCGTTCTGGATCTTCCTGCCGGGCCAACGCCGCACCGACGGGAAGGATCTGTTCGCCGTCGCGCTGCTGTGCGCCTGGGCGACCGTGCTCACCGTCGCGGCGCCCCGGGTCGGCCGCAGGATGGCCATCGTGGCGGTCAACATCGCCCTGCTCGTCGACGGGCTCGGCCTGGCGACAGCCCTGCACGCATACGGCGGCGTGAGCGGACCGATCAGCGTCCTGATGGTGCTGCACGTCTGCGGGGTGAGCCTGCTGACATCGTTTCGGTCCGGCGGCAAGGTCGCGGTCTGGCATGCCCTGCTGGTGTTGTGCGTGCTACAGGCGGAGCAGGTCGGGCTACTGACCGTCAAGCAGCCGGCGCCACTACCGATGGCCGGGTACGTCACTTTTGTCGCCCTGCTTGGTGCCGCGGCCTTGGCCACCTCGCTGTACGCCGCGCTCAATGAGCGCGAACTGCGCCGCCGACGGTACGACGCAGAGGTGCTGCGGAGCCTGGCCGTGCATCTGGAAGCCAGCAACGACCTGGGCGAGATCGCCGCGGCGTTGACCCGCCTGGCCGTCGAGGATCTACTCGCCGTCCGCGCATTGGTAGTCATCGAACCCGCCTCGGACGAGGAGGGTCGTGGGCTCCGGTTCGTGGAGAAGGGATGGCCGCCTCTGCCGGCCGCCCTGGACACCGGCAAAACGGCGCATGCTCACGGGTCGCTGCTGGCCGACACTGAAGCGGGCCCCGTGCTCGTCCGCAATCTCGACAAGCAGCGGGATTCCTACGTCGTCAGCCGGCTGCCCGGCGCGGAGCGCCTGGCCGTGCTGCCCATCCCGCTCGGGCCGGCGGGGCGCGGTCACCTGGTCCTGGACATGGGCCGGAGCAAGCGCGTCGAGCACCGGATGATGTCCACCCTGATACAGGCGACCGCGCATGTCGGGCTCGCGCTCACCCGCGCCGGACTCGTCGAGCGGCTGCGGCTGGCCGCCGAAACCGACGGCCTCACCGGCGTCGCCAACCGCAAGTTCTTCGACGCGGCCCTTGCCCAGCACATCGACCACGCCATGCGCACCGGTGAGCCGTTGGCGGTGACGCTGGTCGACCTCGACTTCTTCAAAAAGGTCAACGACACGTACGGGCACCAGACCGGCGACGAAGTCCTGAAAGCCGCGGCCGCCGCACTCAGGAGCACCGCCAGGGAGGGCGATGTGGTGGCCCGTTATGGCGGGGAGGAGTTCGCCGTCATCCTGCCCGGCGTACCGGTCGACGATGTCTGGCAAACGGCCGAGCGATTCCGCAACGCGGTCCGCACCTGTCCGGCTCCTGTCCCCGTCACGTGCAGCATGGGTATCGCCAGCCTTCCTCCTGGCGGGGTGCCGCCCACCGTACTGCTCGAGGCCGCCGATCAGGCGCTCTACCGGGCCAAGGAAGCCGGCCGCAATCGCGTGGAGATCGGCCACTTCACCGACGAATCGCTCGGCACGGCAGTGGGTCGGGGGCATTGA
- a CDS encoding ROK family transcriptional regulator produces MARRETSVAGPGSRALIVDVVRSAVSISRVELAERTGLTQPSISNIVRDLIGDGVIHETGSADSARGKPRRLLAITAASRFGIGFQLGPDTLTCVAIDLTGGVVGREVVPFDGADLPEQLTERFDDFMADLDLARDRIEGLAIVTPAVRPGDEATVPPWTEVRAVLAERLGIPVLVENDAAAAALGEFWSRRVSREQAFGSVYLSSGIGAGLVFGGALHRGASFDAGELGHMSIAYDGLPCPCGNRGCVERYASMVATVDAARAAGLALEQQSVFGAYDAIARAAVSGDPDAFAVVDQAAGYLSVAVTSMVNLLDLGRVVLTGPGMAIAGSIYARRLRETLARTAHARHRHEVVVELSAQPRDAAGIGAAALVVQASIAPGHTAGLPATNDA; encoded by the coding sequence ATGGCACGTCGAGAAACCTCCGTTGCCGGGCCGGGCAGCCGCGCGCTGATCGTGGACGTGGTCCGGTCGGCGGTGTCGATCAGCCGGGTGGAGTTGGCGGAGCGAACCGGTCTCACCCAGCCGTCGATCTCCAACATAGTGCGCGACCTGATCGGGGACGGTGTCATTCACGAGACCGGCTCGGCCGATTCGGCGCGCGGCAAGCCTCGCAGACTGCTGGCGATCACCGCAGCCAGCCGGTTCGGGATCGGCTTTCAACTTGGACCGGACACGCTGACGTGTGTGGCCATCGATCTGACCGGCGGGGTGGTGGGCCGCGAGGTGGTTCCGTTCGACGGTGCGGACCTGCCGGAGCAGCTGACCGAGCGGTTCGACGACTTCATGGCCGATCTGGACCTGGCCCGTGACCGGATCGAGGGCCTGGCGATCGTGACGCCTGCCGTCCGTCCCGGCGACGAGGCCACCGTCCCGCCGTGGACCGAGGTGCGCGCCGTTCTGGCTGAGCGGCTCGGTATACCGGTGCTGGTGGAGAACGATGCGGCGGCCGCGGCGCTGGGCGAGTTCTGGAGCCGGCGGGTGTCGCGAGAGCAGGCGTTCGGCAGCGTCTACCTGTCGTCCGGGATCGGCGCCGGCCTGGTCTTCGGCGGCGCTCTGCACCGCGGCGCGAGCTTCGATGCCGGCGAGCTCGGACACATGTCGATTGCGTACGACGGGCTGCCCTGCCCGTGCGGCAACCGTGGCTGTGTTGAGCGCTATGCGTCGATGGTGGCGACCGTGGACGCGGCCCGTGCCGCCGGCCTGGCGCTGGAGCAACAGAGCGTCTTCGGTGCGTACGACGCGATCGCGCGCGCCGCCGTCAGCGGCGACCCCGATGCGTTCGCTGTGGTGGACCAGGCGGCCGGCTACCTGAGCGTGGCGGTCACCTCCATGGTCAATCTGCTCGACCTGGGCCGGGTCGTGCTGACCGGGCCGGGCATGGCGATCGCCGGTTCGATCTACGCCCGGCGGTTGCGGGAAACGCTGGCCCGCACCGCCCATGCCCGGCACCGCCACGAGGTCGTCGTCGAGTTGTCGGCGCAGCCCCGCGATGCGGCCGGCATCGGCGCGGCGGCGCTGGTCGTGCAGGCGTCGATCGCGCCCGGGCACACCGCCGGCCTGCCCGCCACGAACGACGCCTGA
- a CDS encoding GGDEF domain-containing protein: MIATSLAMMRHRWSRSGLLPKVRGLFLINLLVSVVTTVQQLAFVSTTNGLIRTASGMSMLWLGASAVYGWRRQRLSAVTEPLEWLVVLFAGIAIGRVNPALASFYAVLVFRPLYGTRSSAVTRPLMAVAVLAMLPVVVAATGGVSELDTLVQIPGVVIIATVTFLLGNALAGQQRAEARQQALIRTGTALNALDKRESVHAEAVAAGLALLGDSPGYCAIVVCHDGTPRVAAFQGTTRESLPGTSVLSSDDTLRAAFADQPDSATDQRVGSVNDELLLPLHGKRGISGLLVVGAARGVRKEARADLSTLVNQVVSSLDAAQLTAELVQRASYDALTGLANRALLHSRLDAAVAATGPDRPQAAVLLIDMDGFKQVNDTLGHHVGDGLLIGVGDRLRRVVRDVDTAGRLGGDEFAVVLAGVTGAEEAVAVAERLLHTLDEPFEVAGHLVVARMSIGIALAGGSRQVDGADLLRDADAAMYTAKRRQTSSWQLADERSPHAALT, encoded by the coding sequence ATGATCGCGACAAGCCTGGCCATGATGAGGCATCGCTGGTCGCGGTCGGGCCTGCTTCCCAAAGTCCGCGGCCTGTTCCTGATCAATCTGCTGGTCAGCGTGGTGACCACCGTGCAGCAACTCGCCTTCGTCAGCACCACCAACGGATTGATCCGTACGGCATCCGGCATGAGCATGCTCTGGCTGGGCGCCTCGGCCGTGTACGGCTGGCGCCGGCAGCGGCTGTCCGCCGTCACCGAGCCACTCGAATGGCTCGTGGTGTTGTTCGCGGGCATCGCCATCGGCCGCGTCAATCCGGCGCTTGCCTCGTTCTACGCCGTGCTGGTGTTCCGTCCGCTGTACGGCACCCGGTCCAGCGCGGTGACTCGCCCGCTGATGGCGGTCGCCGTGCTGGCGATGCTGCCGGTCGTCGTCGCCGCGACGGGTGGCGTGAGCGAGCTGGACACGCTGGTCCAGATCCCCGGCGTCGTCATCATCGCTACCGTCACCTTCCTGCTGGGCAACGCGCTCGCCGGTCAGCAGCGTGCCGAAGCCCGGCAGCAGGCGCTGATCCGTACCGGAACGGCCCTGAACGCCCTGGACAAGCGTGAGTCCGTCCATGCCGAGGCGGTAGCGGCCGGACTCGCCCTGCTCGGCGACAGCCCTGGCTACTGCGCGATCGTCGTGTGCCACGACGGGACACCGCGGGTCGCGGCATTCCAGGGCACCACCCGGGAATCCCTTCCCGGCACCTCCGTCCTGTCGTCCGACGACACCCTGCGGGCGGCTTTCGCCGATCAGCCTGACTCCGCGACCGATCAGCGGGTCGGCTCGGTGAACGACGAGCTGCTGCTGCCACTGCACGGTAAACGCGGGATCAGCGGCCTGCTCGTGGTGGGCGCGGCGCGCGGCGTCCGCAAGGAGGCTCGCGCCGACCTGAGCACGCTCGTCAACCAGGTCGTCTCCAGCCTCGACGCGGCGCAACTCACCGCCGAACTGGTGCAGCGAGCCAGCTATGACGCGCTGACCGGACTGGCGAATCGCGCCCTGCTGCACAGCCGGCTCGACGCGGCCGTCGCCGCGACCGGCCCGGACCGCCCTCAGGCCGCCGTGCTGCTCATCGACATGGATGGCTTCAAACAGGTCAACGACACGCTCGGCCACCATGTCGGCGACGGCTTGCTGATCGGGGTCGGTGACCGGCTGCGCCGCGTCGTCCGGGACGTCGACACCGCGGGGCGACTCGGCGGTGACGAGTTCGCGGTCGTCCTTGCTGGTGTCACCGGCGCTGAGGAGGCTGTCGCGGTCGCGGAGCGCCTGCTGCACACCCTCGATGAGCCGTTCGAGGTGGCCGGCCACCTCGTGGTGGCCCGCATGAGTATCGGTATCGCGCTGGCCGGCGGCTCGCGCCAGGTCGACGGCGCGGATTTGTTGCGCGACGCCGATGCCGCGATGTACACGGCGAAGCGCCGTCAGACCAGCAGCTGGCAACTGGCTGACGAGCGGAGCCCGCACGCCGCGTTGACCTGA
- a CDS encoding S24/S26 family peptidase, whose protein sequence is MLLISVAPALLGWKPTVVVSGSMLPTIRPGDVVVAAPVPDDPRSRVKPGRVVLVDDPALPDELLMHRLMRYDTDGRMILKGDANASPDSTPVTLESLRGVPRLRVPFIGLPFLWVQQGRFVPVVAAGFLLLFLVVWQPRRPQMTRDTVPDQTSAEE, encoded by the coding sequence ATGCTGCTGATCTCCGTCGCGCCGGCGCTGCTGGGATGGAAACCCACGGTCGTGGTCTCCGGTTCGATGCTTCCCACCATCCGCCCGGGCGATGTGGTCGTCGCCGCGCCCGTGCCGGACGATCCCCGGTCGCGGGTGAAGCCCGGACGGGTCGTTCTGGTTGATGATCCGGCACTGCCCGATGAACTCCTGATGCACCGGTTGATGCGATACGACACTGACGGCCGGATGATCCTCAAGGGCGATGCCAACGCGTCGCCGGACAGTACGCCGGTAACGCTGGAGAGCCTGCGTGGTGTTCCGCGGCTGCGCGTCCCGTTCATCGGCCTGCCGTTCCTCTGGGTGCAGCAAGGCCGGTTCGTGCCGGTGGTAGCGGCCGGTTTCCTGCTGCTGTTCCTTGTCGTCTGGCAGCCGCGGCGCCCCCAGATGACGCGAGACACTGTGCCCGATCAGACCTCGGCGGAGGAGTAG